The Geoglobus acetivorans genome window below encodes:
- a CDS encoding 30S ribosomal protein S27e yields the protein MNRFLKVKCPDCENEQVVFERASTYVKCLVCGRTLLEPTGGKARLKAEVLQAFV from the coding sequence AGGTTCCTGAAGGTGAAGTGTCCGGACTGTGAGAATGAGCAGGTTGTGTTTGAGAGGGCCTCCACATACGTGAAGTGTCTCGTTTGCGGGAGAACTCTCCTTGAGCCGACCGGAGGAAAGGCGAGGCTGAAGGCAGAGGTGCTTCAGGCATTTGTCTGA